The following proteins are encoded in a genomic region of Roseofilum casamattae BLCC-M143:
- a CDS encoding XisI protein: MDKVEQYRTAIQTLLTHYGSQDYCYSNPDVETQLLFDTERDHYQWMDVGWEKLHRVYRSIIHFDIKDGKIWLQQNLTDRNPAEELVEMGVPREDIVLGLHPPYKRPYTDYGVA, encoded by the coding sequence ATGGATAAAGTAGAACAGTATCGAACCGCGATCCAGACTCTTCTCACCCATTATGGAAGCCAGGACTATTGCTACTCTAATCCTGACGTTGAAACGCAACTTCTCTTCGATACCGAACGAGACCACTACCAATGGATGGATGTGGGTTGGGAAAAGCTACATCGAGTTTATCGCTCGATTATCCATTTTGATATCAAAGATGGTAAAATTTGGCTGCAACAAAACCTCACCGATCGCAATCCCGCCGAAGAGTTAGTGGAAATGGGAGTTCCGCGAGAGGATATTGTCCTGGGTTTGCATCCTCCCTACAAGCGACCTTATACAGATTATGGCGTGGCTTAG